Proteins from a genomic interval of Pseudophryne corroboree isolate aPseCor3 chromosome 4, aPseCor3.hap2, whole genome shotgun sequence:
- the LOC134910719 gene encoding uncharacterized protein LOC134910719 has translation MALVRELMKHHRQLFGQDAARVSSRRKSALWGQVILAVNSEGVVRRTEDTCRKRFYDIKRRVKAKMAKESKSARRTGGGPPLRVSYRDWEEPVRALIPGEVVSATHVRDSDRPTQDVTQTSRPDRPQTSQDEAGIAGSASGSRPPVRRPSQGLGHLPRRPTKTRRLGSDSAPPSSPPRRRLSAVSPQPPLALLACSQSDEPRSPQLSEHNLMSAVDQQGPDQQPSITLQLTAVDPSLPIQLQDIPQASISPQLAQAPPPSQIPDEFWASWTSQQAQSNASLTQHTQHLASLPHHLPRISRNSGRLIVQVGRMATSMEQIRAENSQMNAHLSRIIDEQQRHQQALVQLIQHNQVVNESLSRIVASHTATNTQLIASLNNLSSNISMMGAQQVTSSSGTTTPIQTPVTSPVRRSSRARASEPAPSTHKRKK, from the exons atggcgttggtgcgtgagctgatgaagcaccatcgccaattgtttggtcaggatgctgccagggtgtcctcccgcaggaagtctgccctgtgggggcaagtcatacttgctgtgaatagtgagggtgtggtgaggcggacagaggacacgtgccgcaagcgattttatgatattaagcggcgtgtcaaggccaagatggccaaagagtccaaatctgcacggagaaccggaggtgggccacctttacgtgtaagctatcgggactgggaggagcctgtgcgggcattgattcctggcgaagtggtgtctgctactcatgtccgggattcggaccgacccacgcaggatg tcacacagaccagccgcccagacaggcctcagacaagtcaggatgaggctgggattgcag gttctgcttctggaagccgacctcctgtaaggcggccatcacagggcttgggccacttacccaggaggccaactaagacacggcgtcttggctcggattcagcacctccatcatccccacccaggcgaagactttcggcagtgtcaccccagccaccactggcactattggcgtgttcgcagagtgatgagcccagatcacctcagttatctg agcacaacttgatgtccgccgtgGACCAGCAGGGCCCAGACCAACAGCcatccatcacactgcaacttacagctgttgaccCAAGcctgccaatacagttgcaggatataccccaagcatccatcagtccccaactggcacaagctccgcccccaagccaaattccagacgaattttgggccagttggacaagccaacaggcccaaagcaatgccagcctgacccaacatacacaacaccttgccagtctgccccatcatctaccgcgtattagtcgcaactcgggcagactgatagtacaagtagggcgaatggctacctcaatggagcaaattagggctgaaaacagccaaatgaatgcacatttatcccgcattatagatgagcaacagcgccatcagcaggcactcgttcagctcattcaacacaatcaagtggtgaatgagtccttatccaggattgtagccagccacactgctactaacactcagctgattgcaagtttaaataatttgagcagcaatatttctatgatgggagctcagcaagtaacctccagctcggggaccacgacccctatccaaacgccagtaacctcccctgttcggcgttcctcaagagcacgtgccagtgagccagcacccagcacacacaagcgaaaaaaataa